The genomic interval gggattttggggagtcttggggtgtctggggggggtcttgggcagttttgggggggatttggggggattttggggggacttggggggatttggggggaaatttagggcctggggggggtttagggggtcgtggggggatttgggaggaaatttggggtctgggggtgttttggggggcatttggggggtctgggggggttgtggaagggatttggggtggatttggggggggattttggggaggggggagggggtttaagccccccgccccctccccagcgcTGCCGGCTCTGCTCCCGCTGTCCCTGCACCGAGGGGGACCCCGGGgacccctgtcccccctgccaggtgagacccctccccaaaatcccccctgagCCCCTCGGCACCCtttggggacccccgggaccctccccaaatcccccctttaaccgcccctccccccccccagggctGCCAGTTCTGtcacctgtgtcccctcctgtgCGACACCGCCTGCCGGccaggtgagacccctccccaaaatcacccccgggacccccaaaatcatcctcgggacccccaaaatcatccccgggaccccaaattcatcccccgggacccccaaaatcaccccccgggacccccaaaattcatccccgggacccccaaaatcatccccggACGCCAAAATtcaccccccgggacccccaaaatcatccccgggacccccaaaattcatccccgggacccccaaaatcatccccggACGCCAAAATtcatccccgggacccccaaaatcatcctcgggaccccaaattcaccccccgggacccccaaaattcatccccgggacccccaaaatcatccccggACGCCAAAATtcaccccccgggacccccaaaatcatccccgggacccccaaaattcatccccgggacccccaaaatcatccccggACGCCAAAATTcatccccgggaccccaaaatcacccccgggaccccccaaaattcacccccgggaccccaaaatcacccccgggaccccccaaaattcacccccgggaccccaaaatcacccccgggacccccaaaatcatccccggACGCCAAAATtcatccccgggacccccaaaatcacccccggggacccccaaaatcatccccggACGCCAAAATTcatccccgggaccccaaaatcacccccgggaccccccacaattcacccccgggacccccaaaatcatccccggACGCCAAAATtcatccccgggacccccaaaatcacccccgggaccccccaaaattcacccccgggaccccaaaatcacccccgggacccccaaaatcacccccggACGCCAAAATtcatccccgggacccccaaaatcacccccaggaccccccaaaattcacccccgggaccccccaaattcacccccagGTACGCCCAAATCAGGTACGCCCCCTCAAAGACCCcctggacccccaaaaccccccaagaccctcccaaatcaaccccaaaccccccctcgggaccctcaaatccccctggacccccccaggaccccccaaatcaaccccaaaacccctccaggacccccccccagaccccctggacccccaaactccccccaaatgccccgggaccccccccggaccccccaaatcaaccccaacaccccctcaggacccccccaaagacccccaggacccccaaagccccccccaaacccccccaaatctcccgaaccccccccggaccccccaaatcaaccccaaaaccccccccgggaccccctcaaagacccccaggacccccaaactcccccaagaccctcctaaatccccccaaaacccccccaagacccccccaaatcaaccccaaaaccccctcaggacccccccaaagacccccaggacccccaaactcccccaagaccctcctaaatccccccaaaacccccccaagaccccccaaatcaaccccaaaaccccctcaggacccccccaaagacccccaggacccccaaactcccccaagaccctcctaaatccccccaaaacccccccaagacccccccaaatcaaccccaaaaccccctcaggacccccccaaagacccccaggacccccaaactccccccaaatcccccccaaccccccccgcGACCACCCCCCCATTTTCCAGGCAGCCTCGTGGACGAGCTCTCGGGGGCGCTGCTGCAGTAAGTGCCCCcccaaattggggggggggggtccccaaaatcacccccctgacccctccccccacctcaTTTTTGGGGGacgcccccagccccaatttaaccccccctcccccccccccccccaggtcaCTCGCGAGGTTCTTCGAGCCCCCCGAAgcttgaggggattttggggggggggtccccaggatttgaagacccctcccccccccctttgcGCCCCCCTCCCCgaatttggggggagggggttggaaataaaaggatggaaaaggatgagcgtggattttggggggggggggggtcttgagggggtccgggggggttttgggggggtccaggggggttttgggggtctgggggagggTCctggtgggggttttggggttgatttggggggtcctggggggcttcaaggggatttgagggggttttggggggtcctgggggggtcgtggggggtcttgggggattttggggggtcttgggggggttttgaggttgatttggggggtcctgggggtcttcagggggatttgggggggggttggggggtcctgggggtcttcagggggatttgggggggtttgggggggtcctgggggggatcgcgggggtcctggggggcgtAGGGGGAacttgggggggtcctgggggggtccagggggatttgggggggtcctggggggtcctggggggtcttcagggggatttgggggagggggatccCTGCGAGACCCCCACCCATtttattttggggtgtccccccccccaaaaaaaacttCCACATTTtcccggtttttggggtttttcccccatttttttattGGATTTTCCATGCAGACCCCCCcgcacccccccccaccctggttggggggggggggggagaataaaaaggggggagggggcgcaattgggggagggggacccccaaacccccccccctttaatagcagcagagccagagcccctcccccccccaaggGCTCAGCgagttttttttgggggggaggggtccccaaaatttcccccccGACCCCCGCGGGTCTTtgaggatggggggggggggcggattttgggggtgccccccacccctcccccctcagGCTTCGTCCGTCAGCTCAGGGAccctgcggggggggggggggggggaggggaaaataaggagggggggggtccctaaaaatggacccctccccaaaatttcTCAGCTCccaacctccccccccccccccaaaaaaaaatcgggaccccccccgggtccccccccaaattctcagccccctccccctttaattcccccccaaaattggggacaacgcctcccccacccccaaaattggaccccccccccaaaattggacccccacccccaaaattgggaccccagccccccctccagaccccaattttgggacccccccccctcacCGTTAACAGGAGTAGGTCCGGACTGagaccccccccatccccccgcGGGGGGGGCAGCGAATTCcctgaggggggggggaggggagagtcaggacccccccaaaaaatccccccctcccagccccccccaaatgcccccaggacccccaaaatccccccccaaatcaacccaaacccccccaaaaaaaccccaaaccctcccccaattccccccgggaccccctaaaccccccgaaatctccccaaaatcccccgggacccccaaaatcacttccagcccccccaaataccccccaggaccccctaaaCCCTCCCAAATCTACCCCCAAgatcccctgggacccccaaaatcccccaaaatcaatccaagccccccccaaattccccccaaaaccccccaggacccccaacctccccccaaatcccccccaaaatcccccccaaaatcacctccaacccccccaaatccccccaaaatcacctccagccctcccccaaataccccccaggaccccctaaaccctcccaaatctccccaaaatcccccgggacccccaaaattccccaaaatcacccccagccctccccaaccccccccccaaacccccccccccaggaacccccccaaatcccccacaaaatgcccccaaaaacaacccaaccccccaaatccccccaaaaccccccaaagcccctaaccccccccccaaaatcaccccaaaatcaccccaagccccccccaatcccccccaaaacccccaggaccccctaaccccccccaaatcccccacaaaatccccccccaaatcaacccaaccccccaaaatccccccccaaatcccccaggaccccctaaacctccccaaatccccccaaaattaacccaacccccccaaatcccccccaaaaccccccagaacccccccagaacccccccaaatctccccaactccccccaaaatcacccccagcccccccaaaaccccccccaaaaccccccaggaccccctaaacccccccaaaccccccccaaaatcaacccaacccctccccaaaccccctccgagacccctccccaaatccccccctcaCCGTCGGGCTGGACCTTGcgcagggggaggggaggggtccCCAGGGGACCCCCCCGAAAGTTGGGGGGCAACATCTCGGCGGCGTCggggcccccccccccgcagctCCTTCTCCCGGAACAGCTTCCGCCAGGACGGGGAGCGGCTGAAGGGTCTGGGGgcgtcctggggggggggaaccccgaaatcagggacccctccccactcaGGGAGCCgtgggagggggatttgggggggtttggaggggattttggggggatttgggggggtttggaggggattttggggggatttgggggggttttggggggatttggggtctctggggagcGGCTGAAGGGTCTGGGGGCGTCCTGGGCGGGGGGCACCCCGAAatcagggacccctccccactcaGGGAACCAtaggagggggatttggggggggtttgggggattttgggggatttaggggggattttagggggatttggggtctctggggagcGGCTGAAGGGTCTGGGGGCGTCCTGGGGGGGGGAACCCCGAAatcagggacccctccccacccagaGAGCCGTgggagggggatgtgggggggtttggggggattttgggggatttaggggggattttggggggatttgggggaggtttggggtctctggggagcGGCTGAAGGGTCTGGGGgcgtcctggggggggggggggaaccccgaaatcagggacccctccccacccaggGAGCCgtgggagggggatttgggggggttttggggggattttggggaatttaggggggattttagggggatttggggtctctggggagcGGCTGAAGGGTCTGGGGGCGTCCTGGGGGGGGGAACCCCGAAatcagggacccctccccactcaGGGAGCCgtgggagggggatttgggggggttttgggggattttgggggatttaggggggattttagggggatttgggggaggtttggggtctctggggagcGGCTGAAGGGTCTGGGGgcgtcctgggggggggggcacctCGAAatcagggacccctccccacccagaGAGCCgtgggagggggatttggggcgattttgggggattttggggggattttggggggttttaggggggattttagggggatttggggtctctggggagcGGCTGAAGGGTCTGGGGGCGTCCTGGGGGGGGGGCACCCCGAAatcagggacccctccccacccaggGAGCCgtgggagggggatttgggggggtttgggggattttgggggatttaggggggattttaggggggatttggggtctctggggagcGGCTgaagggtctgggggtgtcctgggggggggcACCCCGAAatcagggacccctccccactcaGGGAGCCgtgggagggggatttgggggggtttgggggattttgggggatttaggggggattttggggggatttgggggaggtttggggtctctggggagcGGCTGAAGGGTCTGGGGgcgtcctgggggggggggggcaccccGAAatcagggacccctccccacccaggGAGCCgtgggagggggatttggggcgattttgggggattttggggggattttggggggttttaggggggattttaggggggatttggggtctctggggagcGGCTGAAGGGTCTGGGGgcgtcctgggggggggggggcacctcGAAatcagggacccctccccacccagaGAGCCgtgggagggggatttgggggggttttggggggatttggggggatttggggggatttggagggattttagggggatttggggtctctggggagcGGCTGAAGGGTCTGGGGgcgtcctggggggggggaaccccgaaatcagggacccctccccacccaggGAGCCgtgggagggggatttgggggggtttgggggattttgggggatttaggggggattttagggggatttggggtctctggggagcGGCTGAAGGGTCTGGGGGCGTCCTGGGGGGGGGAACCCCGAAatcagggacccctccccacccagaGAGCCgtgggagggggatttgggggggtttgggggattttgggggatttaggggggattttagggggatttggggggattttgaggggattttagggggatttggggagggtttggggcgattttggggggatttttggggggatttggggtccttgGGGGCTGGGGGCGTCCGGGGGGGGTTCCCAAGGTTGggtcgggggtcccggggggtcccggggggtcccggggggggtcccgcccCCACCTCATCGAGGCGCCGGTCGGTGCCCGCCGAGATCAAAGCGCTGAactccttctccagcagctgccgCGCCTGGGGGGgatcggggggatttgggggggatttggggggattttggggggattttggggggatttggggggaccagtccctcccagtccattcccagtcactcccagttcattcccagagcctcccagtccctcccagtgcctcacctGGGTGCTCTGGGTGAggatctgcagcagcagcgccaggtcagcccagtccctcccagtccattcccagtcactcccagtccctcccagtccctcccatccattcccagtccctcccagtccctcccagtccctcccagtgcctcccaaagCCTCCCATTCATTCCCATTCATTCCTAGTCCAttcccagtccattcccagtccctcccagtccctcccagtgcctcacctGGGTGTTCTGGGTGCggatctgcagcagcagcgccaggtccgcccagtccctcccagtccctcccagtgcctcccattCCCTCCCATTCATTCCCATTCATTCCTAGTCCATTCCTAGTCCATTCCCAGTCCATTCCCATTCAttcccagtccattcccagtccctcccagtccctcccagtgcctcccattCCCTCCCATTCATTCCCATTCATTCCTAGTCCAttcccagtccattcccagtccattcccagtccctcccagtccctcccagtccctcccagtgcctcacctGGGTGTTCTGGGTGGggatctgcagcagcagcgccaggtccgcccagtccctcccagtccctcccagtccctcccagtgcctcccattCATTCCCATTCATTCCTagtccattcccagtccctcccagtccctcccagtgcctcacctGGGTGTTCTGGGTGCggatctgcagcagcagcgccaggtccgcccagtccctcccagtgcctcccattCATTCCCATTCATTCCTAGtccattcccagcccattcccagtccctcccagtgcctcccagtccctcccagtgcctcacctGGGTGTTCTGGGTGGggatctgcagcagcagcgccaggtccacccagtccctcccagtccctcccaatgccTCCCAttcattcccagtccctcccagtccctcccagtcactcccagtgcctcACCTGGGTGTTCTGGGTGGggatctgcagcagcagcgccaggtccgcccagtccctcccagtccctcccagtccctcccagtgcctcccattCATTCCCATTCATTCCTAGTCCAttcccagtccattcccagtccctcccagtccctcccagtgcctcccagtccctcccagtgcctcacctGGGTGTTCTGGGTGGgg from Aphelocoma coerulescens isolate FSJ_1873_10779 unplaced genomic scaffold, UR_Acoe_1.0 HiC_scaffold_180, whole genome shotgun sequence carries:
- the LOC138100987 gene encoding liprin-alpha-3-like; translated protein: VVVWSNERVSAWVSSVGLREFAPNLGESGVHGALLALDDTFDWADLALLLQIPTQNTQARQLLEKEFSALISAGTDRRLDEDAPRPFSRSPSWRKLFREKELRGGGPRRRRDVAPQLSGGSPGDPSPPPAQGPARREFAAPPAGGWGGSQSGPTPVNGSLS